In Bacillus pumilus, the sequence TCATTGGAATGGTCTGGCTCATTACCGGTTTCCTTTATTTCTGCTACAGGCTGAAAACAAGACCTGAATTTACGTTTGGGTATGATTGATCATAAGGTTTTCACTTGGTATCCGGTGCAGGATGTGGCATAATAAAAAGGCTGTACTTCCCTTTTAAAAGCGGGGCAAAACAGGGGTGAACTGACCTTGAAAAAGAAAAAAACAGGATGTTTTGCCATTTCAGGCTGTTTCACGATTTTTCTGTTTGTTTTCGTATTAGCAGCCATTGTCATTTCCTTTAATCAAAAGGAGTTAAAAAAGCTGCCGATTGATACGGAATCAATTGTTTTGTCGAGATTGGATGATTACAAACCGCTTGTAGAAACAGAGTTAAGAGATCAAGATTTAGATCAATATACCGCGTTAATCCTCGGTATGATGTATCAAGAATCAAAAGGCAGAGGCGGAGATCCAATGCAATCCTCTGAATCTCTTGGTTTGAAAAGAAATGAAATCAATGACCCTCAGAAAAGCATTAGACAAGGAGTCCATCATTTTTCGACCATGTACAAGCATGGGAAGAAAAAAGGCGTTGATTTGGAAACCATTATTCAAAGCTATAACATGGGAATCGGCTATATTGATTTTGTTGCAAAAAACGGGGGAAAACATTCTGAGAAATTGGCAAAGCAATACTCCAAAAAGCAAGTGAAACGAAACCCCGAAGTTTATACGTGCGGGGGCAACAAAGATAATTTCCGCTATCCTTATTGCTATGGTGATTTCACTTATGCTGAAAAAGTAAAAGAAAAAACGAAAACAGTTGAAGAAAAGATGAAATTGGCTTCATCATCCACACCATCATCGTAAAAAAAGCACTTCCTACATGGAAGTGCTTTTCAATTTATTGATGCTCTTTTCCGATTTCCGGCAGAATCGTTTTCGCTAAATGCTGATCCATTTCCTCATATTCATCATAATGAATCGTTTCATACAGCTCTTTTCTCGTTTGCATGTCCTTCAGTATTCCTTGCTGCGTTCCCTTTTCCATGATCTCTGTAAATAAGCGCTCATACGCCTTTGCAGCGACTCTGAGTGATGATACAGGATAAATAACCATTTGAAAGCCAAACATGGAAAATTCGTCTGCATGATAATAAGGTGTCTTGCCAAACTCCGTCATGTTTGCAAGGAGCGGTCCTTTGATATGGTTTGAAGCATGCGTGAAGTCTTCTGCAGTGATGAGCGCCTCAGGAAAAATGGCATCAGCACCTGCTTCTACATAGAGATTGGCCCGGCGGATGACATCCTCCATCCCGTTAACGGACTTTGCATCGGTTCTAGCAATGACCAAAAGCGATGGTGCCGCTTGTTTGATGGCTTTGATTTTTGCGATCATCTCTTCTACTGGAACAAGTGACTTCCCGTTTAAATGCCCGCATTTTTTCGGCATTTGCTGATCTTCGATTTGAACAGCCGCCACCTTGCTCTCAACCATTTCTTTTGCTGCCCTTGCTGCATTTAATACACCGCCATAGCCTGTGTCCAGATCCACCAAAAGAGGCAATTGAGAAGCTCGAATGATTTCCTTCGCTTTTTCCGCCATTTCTGTTGAATGGATCATGCCGAGGTCAGGCAGTCCTTTGCTCGCGCAAAAAGCTGCACCTGATAAATAGAGCCCTTGAAAGCCCGTTTTTTTCGCATAAAGCGCAGACATTCCATCGTGTACGCCTGGAATTTGAAATAAAGCTGATTTGTTCATTTTCTCTTTAAAGGCTGCGGCTAAATCAGCTTGACTCGTTTCATCATTCACGATCCACACGCTAGTTCCCCCTTATATCACGAATAAGTCCATAAATGCTGGTACTGTCGTTGTTTTTAATTGATTTGGATTTTGGCAAAGAGACTCAATTTGATCGACTTGTTTTTGAGGAAATCTTGTCTTCAAATGATACGCCCATTTCTTTTCAAGCAGCGGAATGCCTTCCTGTCTTCTTCTGCGATGACCTAGCGGATATTCAATTTCGATTCGGTCTGTCATCGTTCCGTCTTTAAAGAAAATTTGAACACAGTTTGCAATCGATCTCTTTTTCGGATCTAAATAGTCAGCTGTATAACGTTTATCTTCCTTCACAACCATTTGATCCCGTAAACGATCAATGACCGGATTTTGCGCAGTTTCTTCTTCATAATGATCAGCTGTCAGTTCACCATAGATCAGCCCAATGGCGGTAATATATTGCAAGCAGTGATCGCGGTCTGCTGGATTGTATAGCGGGCCTTTCTTGTCAATAATTCGAATCGCTGACTCATGTGTCGTAATTTCCACCCGGTCAATCTCATCTAATCGATCTTTCACAGCGTCGTGCAGCATCACAGCAGCCTCTGCAGCAGTCTGCGCATGAAATTCAGCAGGATAAGCAATTTTGAAAAGCACATTTTCTATGACGTATGAGCCAAGCGGCTGAGCGAGTGTGAGTGGTTTTCCTTTCATGAGAACATCTTCAAATCCCCACTTCTCTGCACTGAGCGGCATTTGATAGCCCATTTCCCCTTTCAGTGTCATCATCGCCAGTCTCACCCCGCGGCTTGTTGCATCTCCTGCTGCCCACGATTTCCTTGATCCTGTGTTCGGGGCGTGGCGGTACGTTCTAAGCGGAGAGTTGTCAACAAAGGCTTGTGATAAAACATGCTGCACTTCCTCCTTCGTTCCGCCAAGCATCGCACAAACGACGGCACTTGTTGCCACCTTGACAAATAAAACATGATCCAAGCCATTTCGATTCAGGCAATTTTCTAAAGCAAGCACACCTTGTATTTCATGTGCCTTTACAATCGCATGCAGTACGTCATTCATCGTGAGCGGTTCTTCTCCGTTTGCAAGCCGCGTTCTGCTGATATAATCACTTACAGCTAATATCCCGCCTAGGTTATCAGACGGATGGCCCCACTCCTGTGCAAGCCACGTGTCATTATAATCTAACCAGCGAATCATACATCCTATATCAAAAGCCGCTTGGACTGGATCTAACACAAACGAAGTGCCAGGCACCCTTGCTCCGTTAGGCACAACTGTTCCAGGTACAATCGGCCCGAGGTGCTTCGTGCATTCAGGAAAATGGAGCGCCAGCATTCCGCAACCGAGCGTGTCCATGAGCACATACCGTGCTGTTTCAATTGCCTCTTTGCTCGTAATTTCTCCGTCCACTGCATAGGCTGCGATTTCTTCTAATAGCTGATCTGTTTGATTGGCGACTGCTGTTTTATTCATGTTCATTCCTCCGTTTTTCCATCATCATTTGAGACTTTTAATCCTCTTGGCCCTAAATACCGG encodes:
- the prpB gene encoding methylisocitrate lyase; this encodes MWIVNDETSQADLAAAFKEKMNKSALFQIPGVHDGMSALYAKKTGFQGLYLSGAAFCASKGLPDLGMIHSTEMAEKAKEIIRASQLPLLVDLDTGYGGVLNAARAAKEMVESKVAAVQIEDQQMPKKCGHLNGKSLVPVEEMIAKIKAIKQAAPSLLVIARTDAKSVNGMEDVIRRANLYVEAGADAIFPEALITAEDFTHASNHIKGPLLANMTEFGKTPYYHADEFSMFGFQMVIYPVSSLRVAAKAYERLFTEIMEKGTQQGILKDMQTRKELYETIHYDEYEEMDQHLAKTILPEIGKEHQ
- a CDS encoding lysozyme family protein, which gives rise to MKKKKTGCFAISGCFTIFLFVFVLAAIVISFNQKELKKLPIDTESIVLSRLDDYKPLVETELRDQDLDQYTALILGMMYQESKGRGGDPMQSSESLGLKRNEINDPQKSIRQGVHHFSTMYKHGKKKGVDLETIIQSYNMGIGYIDFVAKNGGKHSEKLAKQYSKKQVKRNPEVYTCGGNKDNFRYPYCYGDFTYAEKVKEKTKTVEEKMKLASSSTPSS
- a CDS encoding bifunctional 2-methylcitrate dehydratase/aconitate hydratase, whose product is MNKTAVANQTDQLLEEIAAYAVDGEITSKEAIETARYVLMDTLGCGMLALHFPECTKHLGPIVPGTVVPNGARVPGTSFVLDPVQAAFDIGCMIRWLDYNDTWLAQEWGHPSDNLGGILAVSDYISRTRLANGEEPLTMNDVLHAIVKAHEIQGVLALENCLNRNGLDHVLFVKVATSAVVCAMLGGTKEEVQHVLSQAFVDNSPLRTYRHAPNTGSRKSWAAGDATSRGVRLAMMTLKGEMGYQMPLSAEKWGFEDVLMKGKPLTLAQPLGSYVIENVLFKIAYPAEFHAQTAAEAAVMLHDAVKDRLDEIDRVEITTHESAIRIIDKKGPLYNPADRDHCLQYITAIGLIYGELTADHYEEETAQNPVIDRLRDQMVVKEDKRYTADYLDPKKRSIANCVQIFFKDGTMTDRIEIEYPLGHRRRRQEGIPLLEKKWAYHLKTRFPQKQVDQIESLCQNPNQLKTTTVPAFMDLFVI